GCGCCGCCAGGGGATTGCGCAGCGTGTCCTCCACCGCGGTCGGCTCATAGCCGCTGTGGACCATGCAGTCGGCGCATTTCTCGTAATTGCCGGTGCCGTAGGCGTCCCAGTCCGTCTCCTCCATCAGCGCCTTGAAGGTCGGGGCGTAGCCCTCGCCCAGCAGGTAGCAGGGGCGCTGCCAACCGAAGACGTTGCGCGTCGGGTTGCCCCAGGGCGAGCAGCGGTAGCTGCGGTTGCCGGCCAGGAAATCCAGGAAGAGGGACGATTGCGAGAAGCGCCATTTCCGGCCCCGTCCGCGTGCAAAGACGTCGCGAAACAGTTCCTTGGTCTTGCGGCGGTTCAGAAAATGCTCCTGGTCGGGCGCGCGTTCGTAGGCGTAGCCGGGCGACACGGTGACGGCGTCGATGCCGGCGGCCATGGCCTCGTCGAAGAAGGCGGCGACCTTCTCCGGTTCCGCCCCGTCGAACAGGGTGCAGTTGATGTTGACGCGGAAGCCGCGCGCCTTGGCGGCGCGGATCGCCGCGACGGCGCGGTCGTAGACGCCCGGCTGGCAGACAGCCTTGTCATGCTCCTCCCGCCCGCCGTCCAGATGGACCGACCAGGTGAAGAAGGGGCTGGGGGTGAAGCGGTCGAGCCGCTTTTCCATAAGCAGGGCGTTGGTGCAGAGATAGACGAACTTGCGCCGCTCCACGATGCCGGCGGCGATGGTGTGGATCTCGGGGTGCAGCAGAGGCTCCCCACCGGCGATGGAAACCACCGGGG
The Azospirillum brasilense genome window above contains:
- the hpnH gene encoding adenosyl-hopene transferase HpnH codes for the protein MAVPAIQAALVGAYVLRQRLKGNRRFPLVLMMEPLFRCNLACAGCGKIDYPDPILRRRLSVEDALGAVDECGAPVVSIAGGEPLLHPEIHTIAAGIVERRKFVYLCTNALLMEKRLDRFTPSPFFTWSVHLDGGREEHDKAVCQPGVYDRAVAAIRAAKARGFRVNINCTLFDGAEPEKVAAFFDEAMAAGIDAVTVSPGYAYERAPDQEHFLNRRKTKELFRDVFARGRGRKWRFSQSSLFLDFLAGNRSYRCSPWGNPTRNVFGWQRPCYLLGEGYAPTFKALMEETDWDAYGTGNYEKCADCMVHSGYEPTAVEDTLRNPLAALAVSLRGPRTDGPMAPEFPLDRQRPAEEVFSRHVADTLRRIEAERTAAE